A region from the Bradyrhizobium erythrophlei genome encodes:
- a CDS encoding patatin-like phospholipase family protein, translated as MLEILIGRSQNGADGRDKVGLGSIRRPVIGLALGGGAARGFAHIGIVRTLIAHGIVPNVVVGTSIGAVVGGAYAAGHLDTLEEWARSLQPRNILGYLDIRLNGSGLIGGDKLAAQLEAAIGPTLIEDLPLKFATVATEVRTGHEIWLTHGRMVDAMRASYALPGIFSPVLVGDRWLVDGALVNPVPVSAARALGAEIVIAANLSSDVFTHSTTIYSHGAAAGAPEAAVEPAPPKRGFGKLFSAERTMKREFFGSGGRPGISSVMVDAFNIMQDRITRARLAGDPPDMLISPRVGQIGWFDFHRANDLIAFGARAAERAIDSIQEAIHILAPASGRPRPLADSKAGPVADQEP; from the coding sequence GTGCTGGAAATTTTGATCGGACGCAGCCAGAACGGCGCTGATGGCCGCGACAAGGTGGGTCTCGGCAGCATCCGGCGGCCGGTGATCGGGCTGGCGCTGGGCGGCGGCGCCGCGCGCGGATTCGCCCATATCGGCATTGTCCGCACCCTGATCGCCCATGGCATCGTTCCCAATGTCGTGGTCGGCACCTCGATCGGCGCGGTGGTCGGCGGGGCCTATGCGGCGGGCCATCTCGACACGCTGGAAGAATGGGCGCGCAGCCTGCAGCCGCGCAACATTCTCGGCTATCTCGATATTCGCCTCAACGGCTCGGGCCTGATCGGGGGCGACAAGCTCGCGGCGCAGCTGGAGGCCGCAATCGGCCCGACCCTGATCGAGGACTTGCCGCTGAAATTCGCGACGGTCGCCACCGAAGTCCGCACCGGCCACGAGATCTGGCTGACCCACGGCCGCATGGTCGACGCGATGCGCGCCTCGTATGCGCTGCCTGGGATATTTTCGCCGGTGCTGGTAGGCGACCGCTGGCTGGTCGACGGCGCGCTGGTGAATCCGGTTCCGGTGTCGGCGGCCCGCGCGCTCGGCGCGGAAATCGTAATCGCCGCCAACCTTTCCAGCGATGTCTTCACCCATTCCACGACGATCTATTCGCACGGCGCGGCGGCGGGCGCGCCGGAGGCCGCGGTCGAGCCCGCGCCGCCGAAACGCGGCTTCGGCAAATTATTTTCGGCCGAGCGCACCATGAAGCGCGAGTTCTTCGGCAGCGGCGGTCGGCCGGGGATCTCCAGCGTCATGGTCGATGCCTTCAACATCATGCAGGACCGCATCACCCGCGCCCGGCTTGCTGGCGACCCGCCGGACATGTTGATCTCGCCCCGGGTCGGCCAGATCGGCTGGTTCGATTTCCACCGCGCCAACGATCTGATCGCGTTCGGCGCACGCGCGGCCGAACGCGCGATCGACTCGATCCAGGAGGCGATCCACATCCTTGCGCCGGCTTCGGGCCGACCTCGGCCGCTGGCCGACAGCAAGGCTGGGCCAGTGGCCGACCAAGAGCCGTGA
- a CDS encoding EAL domain-containing protein, whose translation MIAAKKLSGKFNTEMFDDVPVLQRKWQAALRPGEKLPRYEDVMLGSLGRLADHIALLRHDNDTLEISRSGRYIQKWLGDERWDIPLSALSPDCATALSEAAINAMRNGRPHLAVAHCVRDGLVQTYDILALPTSSRWGSTLIGTYVNERATQYNLLDAIFSTTDEGVLSLAAIRDSDRQPFDFQIVHLNQGASRLLKLPATELQWRRLSAGGNLLCSPEVVARLLGVINSGNRDQFEIDTDQRNLKLGVTAFGDILSLTISDVTALKRREASFRLLFDNNPMPMWVFDAETTGFLSVNDAAVQHYGYSRETFLGMKLRQIWPEDEWISHSEALQQAGETYHSGRNWGHLKADGSEIQVLTFGRRVNFEGHDGYLVAIVDITERRKAEARIAYMAHHDGLTNLPNRELYQDRLREALERGESEHKRVAVLCVDLDLFKNVNDSFGHPMGDRLLRLVADRLRSQVRGNNLVARLGGDEFAVILASDVSPNEASDFASRLIKTLSACYEIDDIEVVIGASIGIALSPGDGETTEELMRNADMALYRAKSDGGGVHRFFEREMDRQAQKRRDMELDLRRAFANGEFEVHYQPLVDIAADRISGFESLLRWRHPDKGMISPADFIPVAEDIGLIVSLGEWVLREACAEAAKWPADIKVAVNLSPVQFRSRNLVQVVVSALARSGLSPTRLELEITESLFLAETEANLAILHQLRELGVSISMDDFGTGYSSLSYLRSFPFDKIKIDRSFVKDLAQRSDCVAIVRAISGLGRSLNITTTAEGVETMDQLDWLRAEGCNEVQGFLFSPARPADEIERLLAKFGARASQAA comes from the coding sequence ATGATTGCCGCCAAGAAGCTATCCGGGAAATTCAACACCGAAATGTTCGATGACGTTCCCGTCCTGCAGCGTAAGTGGCAGGCGGCACTTCGGCCCGGCGAAAAGCTGCCGCGCTACGAGGATGTGATGTTGGGCAGCCTCGGCCGGCTGGCAGATCACATCGCCCTGCTCAGGCACGATAACGACACTCTCGAAATATCGCGCAGCGGCCGCTACATCCAGAAATGGCTGGGCGACGAGCGCTGGGACATTCCCCTGAGCGCGCTGTCGCCCGATTGCGCCACCGCGCTCAGCGAGGCCGCTATCAACGCGATGCGCAACGGCCGTCCCCATCTAGCGGTGGCGCATTGCGTGCGCGACGGCCTGGTCCAGACCTATGACATCCTGGCGCTGCCGACCTCGTCGCGGTGGGGCAGCACGCTGATCGGAACCTATGTCAACGAGCGGGCGACGCAGTACAATTTGCTGGACGCGATTTTCTCCACCACCGACGAGGGCGTGTTGTCGCTTGCGGCGATACGCGATTCCGACCGCCAACCGTTCGATTTCCAGATCGTTCACCTCAATCAGGGCGCTTCAAGGCTGTTGAAACTGCCGGCTACCGAGTTGCAGTGGCGCCGGCTCTCGGCCGGCGGCAACCTGCTTTGCTCGCCGGAGGTGGTTGCGCGATTGCTCGGCGTCATCAACAGCGGCAACCGCGATCAATTCGAGATCGACACCGATCAACGCAACCTGAAACTCGGCGTGACCGCCTTCGGCGACATACTCTCGCTGACGATTTCGGATGTGACGGCGCTCAAGCGCCGCGAAGCCTCGTTCCGTCTATTGTTCGACAACAATCCGATGCCGATGTGGGTGTTCGACGCCGAAACCACCGGCTTCCTTAGCGTCAATGACGCAGCGGTGCAGCACTATGGCTACAGCCGGGAGACCTTTCTGGGCATGAAGCTTCGCCAGATCTGGCCGGAGGATGAATGGATCAGCCATTCAGAGGCGCTGCAGCAGGCTGGCGAGACCTATCATTCGGGACGCAACTGGGGGCATCTGAAGGCCGACGGCAGTGAAATCCAGGTCCTGACATTCGGACGGCGCGTCAATTTCGAGGGCCACGACGGCTATCTGGTCGCTATCGTCGACATCACCGAACGGCGCAAGGCCGAGGCACGGATCGCCTATATGGCGCATCATGACGGCCTGACCAACCTGCCGAACCGCGAACTCTATCAGGATCGGCTTCGCGAGGCGCTGGAGAGAGGCGAAAGCGAGCACAAGCGCGTGGCCGTGCTCTGCGTCGATCTGGATCTGTTCAAGAACGTCAACGATTCCTTCGGTCATCCGATGGGCGACCGCCTGTTGAGGCTGGTGGCCGATCGGCTGCGGTCGCAGGTTCGCGGCAACAACCTGGTCGCGCGCCTTGGCGGCGACGAGTTCGCGGTCATCCTGGCCTCCGACGTCTCGCCGAACGAGGCCAGCGACTTCGCGTCCCGCCTGATCAAGACCTTGAGCGCCTGTTACGAGATCGACGACATCGAGGTCGTGATCGGCGCCAGCATCGGGATCGCGCTTTCGCCCGGCGACGGCGAAACCACCGAGGAACTGATGCGCAACGCCGACATGGCGCTGTACCGGGCGAAGTCGGACGGCGGCGGCGTCCACCGCTTCTTCGAGCGCGAGATGGACCGCCAGGCGCAAAAGCGCCGCGACATGGAGCTCGATCTGCGCCGCGCTTTCGCCAATGGCGAATTCGAGGTGCATTATCAGCCGCTGGTGGACATCGCCGCCGACCGGATCTCGGGCTTCGAATCCCTGCTGCGCTGGCGGCATCCCGACAAGGGAATGATCTCGCCGGCGGACTTCATCCCGGTCGCCGAGGACATCGGACTGATCGTTTCGCTCGGTGAATGGGTGTTGCGTGAAGCCTGCGCGGAGGCCGCGAAATGGCCTGCCGATATCAAGGTCGCCGTCAACCTGTCGCCGGTGCAGTTTCGCAGCCGCAATCTGGTTCAGGTCGTGGTCTCGGCGCTGGCGCGCTCCGGATTGTCGCCGACGCGGCTCGAGCTCGAAATCACCGAATCGCTCTTTCTGGCGGAGACCGAGGCCAATCTTGCGATCCTGCATCAGTTGCGCGAACTCGGCGTCAGCATTTCGATGGACGATTTCGGCACCGGCTATTCCAGCCTGAGCTATCTCCGCAGCTTTCCGTTCGACAAGATCAAGATCGATCGCTCCTTCGTCAAGGACCTGGCGCAGCGCTCCGATTGCGTCGCGATCGTGCGGGCGATCTCCGGCCTTGGCCGCAGTCTCAACATCACCACGACGGCCGAGGGCGTCGAAACCATGGACCAGCTCGACTGGCTGCGCGCCGAAGGCTGCAACGAGGTGCAGGGCTTCCTGTTCAGCCCGGCCCGGCCCGCCGACGAGATCGAACGGCTGCTGGCCAAATTCGGCGCGCGCGCGTCGCAGGCGGCGTGA
- a CDS encoding antitoxin, giving the protein MSEQRHVRLFRNGRNQAVRIPVEFELPGSEAIMHRDGDRLVIEPVRKRGLSALLRTMKPLQEEFPEIDDPVPSPEKVL; this is encoded by the coding sequence ATGTCCGAACAGCGGCATGTCAGATTATTCCGCAACGGCCGCAACCAGGCGGTCCGTATTCCCGTCGAGTTTGAACTGCCGGGTAGCGAGGCGATTATGCATCGCGACGGCGATCGCCTCGTCATCGAGCCAGTGCGCAAGCGTGGACTCTCCGCACTTCTCAGGACGATGAAGCCTCTGCAAGAGGAATTTCCCGAAATCGACGATCCCGTTCCTTCTCCGGAGAAGGTGCTTTGA
- a CDS encoding YadA family autotransporter adhesin, translated as MILFNGVATTVRAVGDLVFRGLRCKLAAFQPSGSSSEFPAPIRKRRTSLSICGLAIAIAAGSLLFRPAHAQFVCSDVASGTGQGATAGPGNLACGQAANATGTGASNNAAVGDISVATGSNSANSAFGTAATASGDNSVNTSLGSLANANGGGPNHGALVVTNSNTAVGFAANASSSTSSSATGSANIAVGWLSNASGDGSQNIAIGNGASASGNGQASIALGFSAAASGSNATSVGQSTFAFGTQASAFGSGASAFGDYGTAIGAHTSAASDNSIAIGGNSATGTGGGALVASLAANGIAIGNQSRVNIGSANSTAVGFNNSVTGTNSGAFGTGQTVNGNGSYAMGDPNTVNGNNSFVLGDGNTVNGPATAGNGDNIQVVGSNNTVAGTASAAGASVLGNNNTVNAANAVAVGNGITVTGASSVAIGLGSSATALNSVALGAGSVANVPNTVSVGAVGSERRIVNVAAGTLSPTSTDAVNGSQLLTANQRVAAAFGGGAGLDLNGQLTAPGYTIQSVVYNNVGGAVGAVDTALSALSATGKYVRVNSGGPAASASGTDAIAIGSNAQATQSGSVAIGLNASSTAASSVAIGSGSTNTAANTVSFGSAGNERRLTNVAAGINQTDAVNVGQLQSTVSGLQNQITSNQQEARRGIVAAVAVAPVLMPSAAGKTTVAFNTGYYRGEAGVGVGVSHRLNFATPTVVYGSYSNGGGNEHIGRAGMAVEF; from the coding sequence ATGATTTTGTTTAACGGTGTTGCGACCACGGTTCGCGCGGTTGGTGACCTCGTGTTTCGGGGACTGCGATGCAAGCTAGCGGCCTTTCAGCCAAGCGGCAGTTCCTCCGAATTCCCCGCTCCGATCAGGAAAAGGCGCACGAGCCTCTCGATCTGCGGCCTGGCCATCGCCATCGCCGCCGGATCATTGCTCTTCCGGCCCGCCCATGCGCAATTCGTCTGCAGCGATGTAGCCTCAGGTACCGGACAGGGAGCTACCGCTGGACCCGGAAATCTGGCCTGCGGACAGGCGGCAAACGCTACCGGCACGGGGGCATCCAACAACGCCGCGGTAGGTGACATCAGCGTCGCAACCGGCAGCAACTCCGCGAACTCAGCCTTTGGGACGGCGGCAACGGCCTCGGGAGACAACAGCGTCAACACTTCCCTGGGAAGTCTCGCCAACGCGAACGGCGGCGGACCAAACCACGGGGCGCTTGTGGTCACCAACTCCAATACGGCGGTCGGCTTTGCAGCGAACGCATCGAGCAGTACGTCCAGTTCCGCGACCGGCAGCGCCAATATCGCGGTGGGCTGGTTATCCAACGCAAGCGGTGACGGGAGCCAGAACATCGCCATTGGCAACGGCGCCTCCGCAAGCGGGAATGGCCAGGCGAGCATTGCCCTTGGCTTTTCCGCCGCGGCAAGCGGCAGCAATGCCACCTCGGTCGGCCAATCAACCTTTGCCTTCGGTACCCAGGCCTCGGCCTTCGGCAGCGGCGCCAGCGCCTTCGGCGATTATGGCACCGCCATCGGCGCCCACACCAGCGCAGCGAGCGACAATTCCATCGCGATTGGCGGCAATTCGGCCACGGGGACGGGCGGCGGCGCCCTCGTCGCCAGCCTCGCCGCCAACGGAATCGCAATCGGCAATCAGTCGCGTGTGAATATCGGCAGCGCCAACAGCACGGCGGTTGGCTTCAACAACAGTGTCACCGGCACGAACAGCGGCGCGTTCGGCACCGGGCAGACCGTGAACGGCAACGGCAGCTACGCGATGGGCGATCCCAACACCGTCAACGGCAACAACTCCTTCGTGCTCGGCGACGGCAACACCGTGAACGGGCCCGCCACCGCCGGTAATGGCGACAACATCCAGGTGGTCGGATCGAACAATACGGTGGCCGGTACAGCGAGCGCCGCGGGCGCCTCGGTGCTCGGCAACAACAACACCGTGAACGCTGCCAATGCCGTTGCCGTTGGCAATGGCATCACGGTGACAGGAGCAAGCTCCGTGGCGATCGGCCTGGGCAGCAGCGCCACCGCGCTGAATTCGGTCGCGCTGGGCGCTGGCTCCGTGGCGAACGTCCCCAACACGGTATCGGTCGGCGCGGTCGGCAGCGAACGGCGGATCGTCAACGTCGCCGCCGGCACGCTGTCCCCGACCAGCACCGACGCCGTCAATGGCAGCCAGTTGCTCACCGCCAACCAGCGCGTCGCTGCTGCCTTCGGTGGCGGTGCCGGCCTCGACCTCAACGGGCAATTGACAGCGCCGGGCTACACGATCCAGAGCGTCGTCTACAACAATGTCGGCGGCGCGGTCGGCGCGGTCGATACGGCGCTAAGCGCGTTATCGGCAACCGGTAAATATGTGCGCGTCAACAGTGGCGGTCCGGCAGCGAGTGCCTCGGGCACCGACGCCATCGCGATCGGCAGCAACGCGCAGGCGACGCAATCCGGGTCGGTCGCCATCGGCCTCAACGCGTCGTCAACCGCCGCAAGTTCTGTCGCGATCGGCTCCGGTTCGACCAATACCGCGGCTAACACGGTGTCGTTCGGCTCCGCGGGCAACGAACGGCGGCTGACCAACGTCGCCGCGGGCATCAACCAAACCGATGCGGTGAATGTTGGACAACTGCAATCGACCGTCTCCGGTTTGCAAAACCAGATCACCTCCAACCAGCAGGAGGCGCGTCGCGGCATCGTCGCCGCCGTCGCCGTGGCGCCGGTGCTGATGCCGTCCGCGGCGGGCAAGACCACGGTTGCCTTCAACACCGGCTACTACCGCGGCGAGGCCGGCGTCGGCGTCGGCGTTTCGCACCGGTTGAATTTTGCCACGCCGACCGTGGTCTACGGCAGCTATTCCAATGGCGGCGGCAACGAACATATCGGACGGGCGGGTATGGCGGTCGAATTCTGA
- a CDS encoding type II toxin-antitoxin system VapC family toxin, which yields MLDTNIISDLIRNPKGKAAKWIERVGEDNICTSIIVAAELRYGCAKSGSSRLLGAIEDLLGEINILPFDVPADAEYGGIRAELEAAGKPIGSNDLLIAAHAYATGATIVTANTSEYKRIRGLKVENWLA from the coding sequence ATGCTCGACACCAACATTATCTCCGACCTGATCCGAAATCCGAAAGGAAAAGCTGCAAAGTGGATCGAGCGGGTCGGCGAGGACAACATCTGCACGAGCATCATCGTAGCGGCCGAGCTGCGGTATGGTTGCGCGAAAAGCGGCTCGAGCCGATTGCTTGGAGCCATCGAAGACCTGCTCGGAGAGATCAACATTTTGCCGTTTGATGTTCCGGCCGACGCAGAATACGGCGGAATCCGGGCCGAACTCGAAGCCGCCGGCAAACCTATCGGCAGCAACGATTTGCTAATTGCCGCCCATGCGTACGCGACCGGTGCCACGATTGTGACGGCCAATACCAGCGAGTACAAACGCATCCGCGGGCTGAAGGTGGAGAATTGGCTCGCCTGA
- a CDS encoding CBS domain-containing protein, translated as MTVRAILDSKGHQIQSVEPDAKLSAAIKVLAERKIGAVLAMSKGRIEGILSERDIVRVLGERGAGVLDEPISAVMTRKVVSCRPADTVAAIMEMMTMGKFRHLPVIDGEKVVGLISIGDIVKWRVGEYEMEQEALREYIKTA; from the coding sequence ATGACGGTACGAGCAATTCTCGATTCCAAAGGCCACCAAATCCAGAGCGTCGAGCCGGACGCCAAGCTCTCCGCTGCGATCAAGGTTCTGGCGGAGCGGAAAATCGGCGCCGTATTGGCGATGAGCAAAGGCCGCATCGAAGGCATCCTGTCGGAGCGCGACATCGTGCGCGTGCTCGGCGAACGCGGTGCCGGCGTGCTGGACGAGCCGATCAGCGCCGTCATGACGCGCAAGGTCGTTAGTTGCAGGCCGGCCGATACGGTTGCCGCGATCATGGAAATGATGACGATGGGCAAGTTCAGGCATTTGCCGGTCATCGACGGCGAAAAGGTGGTCGGCCTGATCTCGATCGGCGACATCGTCAAGTGGCGCGTCGGCGAATACGAAATGGAGCAGGAAGCGCTGCGCGAGTACATCAAGACCGCCTGA
- a CDS encoding nitroreductase family protein yields MPDAIDLLKTRRSVKPREMSEPGPSPAELETILTIGARVPDHGKLAPWRFIVFEGDARIRAGELIATVFARKNPNATPADIDVEKHRLTDAPLVIGVVSFTRPHPKVPPWEQELSAGASAMNIVTAATALGYGACWLTGWFAFDRDALDALGLKPVEKLAGLVHIGTISKPSEDRPRPALANIVTRF; encoded by the coding sequence GTGCCCGATGCCATTGACCTCCTGAAAACGCGCCGCTCCGTCAAACCGCGCGAGATGAGCGAACCCGGCCCCTCGCCGGCTGAACTGGAGACCATCCTGACCATCGGCGCGCGGGTGCCCGATCACGGCAAGCTGGCCCCATGGCGTTTTATCGTTTTCGAAGGTGATGCGCGTATCCGTGCGGGCGAACTGATCGCAACAGTGTTCGCGCGGAAAAATCCGAACGCGACGCCTGCCGATATCGATGTCGAGAAGCACCGGCTCACTGACGCGCCGCTGGTAATCGGCGTGGTCAGTTTCACCAGGCCGCATCCCAAGGTGCCGCCGTGGGAGCAGGAATTATCCGCGGGCGCCAGCGCGATGAACATCGTCACCGCGGCGACCGCGCTGGGCTACGGCGCGTGCTGGCTGACCGGCTGGTTCGCCTTCGATCGCGACGCGCTCGACGCTCTCGGATTGAAGCCGGTCGAAAAGCTCGCCGGCCTCGTTCACATCGGCACCATATCGAAGCCGAGCGAAGACCGCCCTCGCCCGGCGCTCGCCAATATCGTGACGCGGTTCTAA
- a CDS encoding MFS transporter, with protein MKNPPTDGPVHRRFAPTALMLGNIVTGCSVLAPAGMLSELSSGLGVTIRDAGLLITFGAIMLCIGSPVTAWLTSRIERRTLLTATLAVLALSNAASAFAADYTSLLVIRLVMLAIGALYTPQAAGTAALIVPSERRGSTIAYIFLGWSLAAAVGLPLITFIASRYGWRAVYGSIGLTGCCSFLLLAWRLPRGLIGSPVDLKTWAELSRNRMVLLLLSITTLQMSGQFVVFTFMAPLLTKLTHAGPDAVGLVFACYGVCGFVGIAIATRIVDSWGPYKTSLLFTSLLLTGVTGWAFSAGSYPLMAASVAIWGLGFASTNSMQQVRLVIAAPALAPASVSLNTSVLYIGQAVGSAIGGTLFARDLLYAEGYVSMGFVALALLMVVATGRRRQAGSPA; from the coding sequence ATGAAAAATCCGCCCACCGACGGCCCGGTTCATCGCCGCTTCGCTCCCACCGCCCTGATGCTCGGAAACATCGTCACCGGCTGTTCGGTGCTGGCGCCGGCGGGCATGCTGAGCGAATTGTCGAGTGGACTAGGCGTTACGATCCGCGACGCCGGCCTCCTGATTACCTTCGGCGCGATCATGCTGTGCATCGGCTCGCCGGTGACGGCGTGGCTGACCAGCCGGATCGAGCGCCGCACGCTGCTCACCGCGACGCTGGCGGTGCTGGCGCTGAGCAACGCAGCGTCCGCGTTTGCAGCGGACTACACCAGCCTGCTGGTCATTCGCCTGGTCATGCTGGCGATCGGCGCGCTCTATACGCCGCAGGCCGCGGGTACCGCCGCGCTGATTGTGCCGTCGGAACGGCGCGGCAGCACCATCGCCTATATCTTTCTCGGCTGGTCGCTTGCCGCCGCGGTCGGTCTGCCCTTGATCACCTTCATCGCCAGCCGCTACGGCTGGCGCGCGGTCTATGGCAGCATCGGCTTGACCGGCTGCTGCAGTTTCCTGTTGCTGGCGTGGCGGCTGCCGCGCGGATTGATCGGTTCGCCCGTTGATCTCAAGACCTGGGCCGAGCTTTCGCGGAACCGCATGGTCCTTCTGTTGCTGTCGATCACGACATTGCAGATGTCCGGCCAGTTCGTGGTGTTCACCTTCATGGCGCCGCTGCTGACCAAACTGACGCATGCCGGTCCGGACGCGGTCGGCCTGGTATTCGCGTGCTACGGCGTCTGCGGCTTCGTCGGTATTGCGATCGCGACGCGCATCGTCGATTCCTGGGGGCCCTACAAGACCTCGCTTCTGTTCACGAGCCTACTGCTGACCGGAGTCACCGGATGGGCGTTCAGCGCCGGCAGCTATCCGTTGATGGCCGCATCGGTCGCGATCTGGGGACTTGGTTTTGCCTCGACCAACTCGATGCAGCAGGTCCGGCTGGTGATCGCGGCGCCGGCGCTCGCGCCAGCGTCGGTGTCGCTCAATACCTCGGTGCTGTATATCGGGCAGGCCGTCGGCTCGGCGATCGGCGGCACGCTGTTCGCGCGCGATCTGCTTTATGCCGAAGGCTATGTGTCGATGGGTTTTGTCGCGCTGGCGCTGCTGATGGTGGTCGCGACCGGACGACGGCGACAAGCGGGATCTCCCGCATAG
- the thrS gene encoding threonine--tRNA ligase, translating to MTDKNAPTSGFQYSLTNLKPVESSKITLTFPDGARREFPKHTTGLDIAKGISPSLAKRTVAMALDGTVVDLADPIEHDARIDFIARDDARALELIRHDAAHVLAEAVQSLWPGTQVTIGPVIENGFYYDFFRNEPFTPEDFSAIEKKMREIVARDKPFTKEVWDREKTKQVFRDKGENFKVELVDAIPGTEPIKIYFQGDWFDLCRGPHMTSTGKIGNAFKLMKVAGAYWRGDSNNPMLTRIYGTAFAKQEDLDAYLKQIEEAEKRDHRKLGRELDLFHFQEEGPGVVFWHAKGWTIFQALVAYMRRRLIGDYSEVNAPQILDKVLWETSGHWDWYRENMFAAQSAGDEAEDKRWFALKPMNCPGHVQIFKHGLKSYRDLPLRLAEFGVVHRYEPSGAMHGLMRVRGFTQDDAHVFCTEQQLAEECLKINDLILSTYADFGFEGELTVKLSTRPEKRVGTDEMWDHAERVMATVLEEIKARSDNQSIRTEINPGEGAFYGPKFEYVLRDAIGRDWQCGTTQVDFNLPERFGAFYIDADGSKKAPVMVHRAICGSMERFIGILIEHYAGNFPLWLAPIQAVVTTITSEGDEYAKVVAAAARRAGLRVEIDLRNEKINYKVREHSLAKIPALLVVGKKEAETHSVSIRRLGSEGQNVLPTGEAIAALVEEATPPDVKRAKLET from the coding sequence ATGACCGACAAGAACGCGCCCACGTCAGGATTCCAGTACAGCCTCACGAATCTGAAGCCCGTCGAATCCTCAAAGATCACCCTCACTTTCCCCGATGGCGCCAGGCGCGAATTCCCCAAGCACACCACCGGCCTCGATATCGCCAAGGGCATCTCGCCGTCGCTGGCCAAGCGCACGGTGGCGATGGCACTCGACGGCACTGTGGTCGATCTCGCCGACCCGATCGAACATGACGCGAGAATCGATTTCATCGCCCGCGACGACGCCCGCGCGCTGGAACTGATCCGGCACGACGCCGCCCATGTACTGGCCGAAGCGGTGCAATCGCTGTGGCCGGGCACGCAGGTCACGATCGGTCCGGTGATCGAGAACGGCTTCTATTACGACTTCTTCCGCAACGAGCCGTTCACGCCGGAAGATTTTTCGGCGATCGAAAAGAAGATGCGCGAGATCGTCGCGCGCGACAAACCCTTCACCAAGGAAGTGTGGGATCGCGAGAAGACAAAACAGGTGTTCCGCGACAAGGGTGAGAATTTCAAGGTCGAACTGGTCGACGCCATCCCAGGCACCGAACCAATCAAGATCTATTTCCAGGGCGACTGGTTCGACCTGTGCCGCGGCCCGCACATGACCTCGACCGGCAAGATCGGCAACGCCTTCAAACTGATGAAGGTGGCCGGTGCCTACTGGCGCGGCGACAGCAACAATCCGATGCTGACGCGCATCTACGGTACGGCATTCGCGAAACAGGAAGACCTCGATGCGTACCTGAAACAGATCGAGGAAGCCGAGAAGCGCGACCACCGCAAGCTCGGCCGCGAGCTCGATTTGTTTCACTTCCAGGAGGAAGGTCCCGGCGTGGTGTTCTGGCACGCCAAGGGCTGGACCATCTTCCAGGCGCTGGTCGCCTATATGCGCCGCCGCCTGATCGGCGATTACAGCGAAGTCAACGCGCCGCAAATCCTCGACAAGGTGCTGTGGGAGACCTCCGGCCATTGGGACTGGTATCGCGAGAACATGTTCGCCGCCCAGTCGGCCGGCGACGAGGCCGAGGACAAGCGCTGGTTTGCGCTCAAGCCGATGAACTGTCCGGGTCATGTGCAGATATTCAAGCACGGCCTGAAGAGCTATCGCGACCTGCCATTGCGGCTGGCCGAGTTCGGCGTGGTGCATCGCTACGAACCGTCGGGCGCGATGCACGGCCTGATGCGGGTGCGCGGTTTCACGCAAGACGACGCGCATGTGTTTTGCACGGAGCAGCAGCTCGCCGAGGAATGCCTGAAGATCAATGACCTGATTCTCTCGACCTATGCGGATTTCGGCTTCGAGGGCGAACTCACGGTCAAGCTCTCGACCCGGCCGGAGAAACGCGTCGGCACCGACGAGATGTGGGATCATGCCGAACGCGTGATGGCGACCGTGCTCGAAGAGATCAAGGCCAGGAGCGACAATCAAAGCATCCGGACCGAGATCAATCCCGGCGAAGGCGCGTTCTACGGGCCGAAGTTCGAATATGTGCTGCGCGACGCCATCGGCCGCGATTGGCAATGCGGCACCACGCAGGTCGACTTCAACCTGCCGGAACGGTTCGGCGCGTTCTACATCGATGCCGACGGATCGAAGAAGGCGCCGGTGATGGTGCATCGTGCGATCTGCGGCTCGATGGAGCGTTTCATCGGCATCCTGATCGAGCACTATGCCGGCAACTTCCCGCTCTGGCTGGCGCCGATCCAGGCCGTCGTCACCACCATCACCTCGGAAGGCGACGAATACGCCAAGGTGGTCGCGGCCGCGGCGCGGCGCGCGGGCCTGCGCGTCGAGATCGACCTGCGCAACGAGAAGATCAACTACAAGGTCCGCGAGCATTCGCTGGCGAAGATCCCGGCACTGCTGGTGGTCGGCAAGAAGGAAGCCGAGACGCATTCGGTTTCGATTCGCCGGCTCGGCAGCGAGGGGCAAAATGTGCTGCCGACCGGCGAGGCCATCGCAGCGCTCGTTGAAGAAGCGACTCCGCCGGACGTGAAGCGGGCGAAACTGGAAACCTGA